A single Lolium perenne isolate Kyuss_39 chromosome 6, Kyuss_2.0, whole genome shotgun sequence DNA region contains:
- the LOC127305249 gene encoding vacuolar protein sorting-associated protein 55 homolog produces MALSRSMRACLHTGRLAAVALLASGGIILHLLACILYNNWWPMLTVLMYLILTMPVILFLGADSPSMLSNESDGWVSFTKFLTGASVVGSIAIPSILKHAGIIGWGALTMELSSFGVFGLAILWYIYLNREDEYSSVF; encoded by the exons ATGGCACTGTCACGCAGTATGAGGGCATGTTTGCACACCGGAAGACTCGCAGCCGTTGCATTGTTGGCCTCTGGTGGAATTATATTGCATCTTTTG GCATGCATCTTGTATAACAACTGGTGGCCAATGTTAACAG TTCTGATGTATCTCATCCTTACAATGCCAGTCATATTATTCCTGGGCGCCGATTCTCCATCGATGCTGTCGAATGAGAGTGATGG GTGGGTGAGCTTCACGAAGTTCCTGACAGGCGCATCGGTCGTGGGGAGCATCGCCATCCCGTCGATCCTGAAGCATGCTGGCATCATCGGGTGGGGCGCACTGACAATGGAGCTGTCCTCTTTTGGGGTCTTCGGACTGGCCATCCTGTGGTACATCTACTTGAACAGGGAGGACGAGTACAGCAGCGTCTTCTGA